The sequence TGGCTGATACATTTCAACAAAATAAGAAAGAACTAATGTAAGTACTACTCCACCAGCATAACCTTCCCAGGTTTTTTTAGGAGAAATCTTAGGTGCCATTTTATGTTTTCCAAAAAACTTTCCAACCAAATAAGCAAAAGTATCACTGCTCCAAATTAAAATAAAAAGGAAAATAACTTCCAGTGAAAAATTACTGTCGTAAGAAGAGTATTTCGGTAGGCCTAATGCAAATGAGAATGGTAAAGCGACGTATATTACTGTAAAAATGAGCTTTCCGCTATCGAAGTACAGTTCACTTGTAAATTTAAATAAAGTAACTACAGCAATCACAACAAGTGCCAATGCAAGGATTTCCGTTAACCTGAAATTGAAATAAAAATCGTGATAGAAATACCGTTTAGAGAACATATAGAAAATAAGCAGTACGATGGGTAAAACCACCCATTTTTCGTACCCATCGCCAAATTTCATGATCTTGATGCACTCCCAGGTTCCTACCAGCAAAAGAAAAGTGATCAATCCGTAATACAAATATTGCTGCTTTACGAGACCCGGCGAAATTTGATCCAGAAGCTGAGCTCCCAATGGTGTCGTACAGAGAATAATGACTGCAATGTAAACAATCCCCGAAATGGTTCTCTGAATAAGATTTTTGTCCAAAATTTAAAATTTAGATTGTTTCTAGTCTTCTAACAACAGCAGAAACAGCTTGGTATTATTGTTTGTTGCGGTATCTAGTTTAGAATGATTTCCGCTTATTGAAGTAAGATTTTTGATGTTTCCGCTGCGCTTTATTTTCCCCATTGCGTCATTCAAATTATTAACAATTTGAGAAACGTTTGCCATAACAACAATTTTTGATGGAAGTCTTGAAGAATGGTAGTGCAGAATATTATTGTGGGAAAGCATTATTCTACCGTCATATGCAATTAGATATTCGCAAGTGATAAATGCAGCATCGTTGACTGTTTCAAGTTGCGGTGTATGAGAAATCTTTACAACATTCAAAAAATTTTGTAAATCTTTGTCACAACAAAACACAGAATTTACCCCCTCAATCTTTAAGATCTGGTTTAAAGTCTGCAAAGCTTCAGCTTCATCAGCACAATAATTAAAAAACCTCCGGAATGGGTAAACAATTGGGCGAACTTATAATCAAGATCAGCGTTTTTCAGCGAATCTCCTAGCTTCTCCAGACTTTGTTTGTCATCTTCCTCAGGCTGATTAGTTAGTTTGCTTACAATTCTCTTAAATAAACTCAACTTAATGTATTTTTAGTCAACTTACTACAAAAATAGAAAATTAATTAGAATTGCTTCTAATAATATTGCTTTAAAATGAAAAAACCCGGCAATTTTACAATTACCAGGCTGTATTCAATTGAATATAAATATTTTAAAGCTGA comes from Chryseobacterium sp. 3008163 and encodes:
- a CDS encoding phosphatidate cytidylyltransferase, producing the protein MDKNLIQRTISGIVYIAVIILCTTPLGAQLLDQISPGLVKQQYLYYGLITFLLLVGTWECIKIMKFGDGYEKWVVLPIVLLIFYMFSKRYFYHDFYFNFRLTEILALALVVIAVVTLFKFTSELYFDSGKLIFTVIYVALPFSFALGLPKYSSYDSNFSLEVIFLFILIWSSDTFAYLVGKFFGKHKMAPKISPKKTWEGYAGGVVLTLVLSYFVEMYQPQLRGNWMVVGFLIAAFAPLGDLVESQLKRTFGVKDSGNIIPGHGGVLDRLDSFLICVPVVYLYFILEKFI